Proteins encoded by one window of Pseudomonas leptonychotis:
- a CDS encoding DsbE family thiol:disulfide interchange protein — protein MKRLLLLLPLVLFLGVAVFLYRGLWLDPSELPSALIGKPFPSFSLPAVQDGSVLSEADLKGKPALVNVWATWCVACRVEHPVLNKLAKLGVTIYGVNYKDDNADAQKWLLEFHDPYQLNINDARGTLGLDLGVYGAPETFLIDKAGIIRHKFVGVIDERVWREQLAPLYQELVDEVQP, from the coding sequence ATGAAGCGCCTGTTACTGCTGCTGCCGTTGGTGCTCTTTCTGGGTGTGGCGGTGTTTCTCTACCGTGGGTTGTGGCTTGACCCGTCCGAATTACCCTCGGCGCTTATCGGTAAGCCATTCCCGTCCTTCAGTCTGCCGGCGGTGCAGGATGGCAGCGTGCTGAGCGAGGCCGACCTCAAGGGCAAGCCGGCGCTGGTCAATGTGTGGGCCACCTGGTGTGTGGCGTGTCGCGTTGAGCATCCGGTGCTGAACAAGCTGGCCAAGCTGGGCGTGACCATCTACGGGGTCAACTACAAAGATGACAACGCCGACGCGCAGAAGTGGTTGCTGGAGTTCCATGACCCCTATCAGCTGAATATCAACGATGCGCGCGGCACCCTGGGTTTGGATTTAGGCGTGTATGGCGCGCCAGAGACTTTCCTGATCGATAAGGCTGGCATCATCCGCCACAAGTTTGTTGGGGTGATTGATGAGCGCGTCTGGCGTGAACAGCTGGCGCCGCTGTATCAGGAGCTGGTCGATGAGGTGCAGCCATGA